Part of the Aquimarina sp. TRL1 genome, AAATCATTTTGAGGGGCGATAAAGCTAGTAATCACAATTTCATTATCAGTAGATAAAAAAGATCCGATATCAACCGGAGTAACAAAAGTATCTTCTCCGCAGCTGCTCATCAATAATGATAGCAATAAAGTTCCTATCAGGCTGTGAATATATGTTTTCATAATTCGTTTGTTTTATAAGGATAGTGTTGTTGATTAAAACTCATACTTGTAAGTGATTGATGGAATAATTGGGAGAATCGAAATTCGATTGAGCTCTCTGACACCATTTTTTCTTTTAAATATATAAGTGAATGGGTTTTTTCTGAAATAAGCATTGTAGATGCTAAAATCCCATGTTCTGGTTCCTCTTTTTTTCTTTTTATGAAATTGAATCGAAAGATCAAGTCTATGGGTACTTTCTCCTCTAAAGTTATTGCGCTCTTCGTAGTTTTTAGAAATTCCTCTATTGTTAAAAATGTTGCTTTGACTGAGATCGTGTCTATCATTGATAGGCGTTTTAATCTCACCGTTTGGTAAGGTATAATTACTACCTGAAGCATAAATCCATGAACCGGATAATGTAATTTTTTTACTGGGTTTATAAATTCCAACCAAAGAAACATCATGCCTACGATCGTATCGGGCAAAAAAGCGTTTCCCTTGGTTGAGTTCATCAAATTGCCGATCTGACCAGGCGAGAGTATAGCCAATCCATCCTGTAAATTTACCAAACTTTCTCTGTAATAGGAACTCTAATCCATAGGCTTCTGCCTCTCCTGATACGACATTATCCTCCCAAGTTTTTTCGCTATCCTCTCGTGCATCAAATATAAAATCAGTTCCTTCTTTATACCCTATAACATTGTTGGATTTTTTGTAATACCCCTCCAGTGATAAGGTAAAGTTTTCATCGATAAAGTCTCTGGAGTATCCCAGTGCAACCTGATGAGAGCTTTGTGGTTTTACCCGATCGGTCGAAGACACCCAAAGATCAGTTGGTAGACCAATTCCTGAATTGCTCAATAAATGAATGTATTGATTCATAGAAGAATAAGAAGCTTTTACAGCAGATACATCATTTAATTTATAAGCGAGGGATACTCTAGATTCCGGGTTGATATAGTTTAGAGATTTGTAATTAAAACTACTCACACGTATTCCGAGATTCGTTTTAAAACGTTCAGAGATTTTCCATTCATCTTCTACATAAACAGCGGATTCTATAGAACGAAATTCAGTTTTGGATCGGTTATCAGGGAATCCCTTTTCCTTAATAACGCTGGTATGTGGTGTAAAGTTATGATGCAATGCTTGTGCACCAAATCGCAAATGATGGTTTAATGAAGGAAAATAATCAAAATCTAGTTTTACACCAAGGTCTGTAATTCCGGAGTGGAATTTGGCATCATACTGCTGATTGGAATATTCCTCTTCAACATCCAGGAAGAATTTGAAATTACTGTAAATTAATGATGTATTCGAAAACAATTTATCATTAAATTGATGGTTCCATCGAATCGTTGCTGTTTGATTTCCCCACCCTAGCCGGGTTTTGTATTTTTCATTGTCATAATTTTCTTTTAATTTGAAAATATCACGTCCCATATAACTACTTATATAGAGTTTGTTTTTACTGTCGAATTCATGATTTATTTTTGCATTTAAGTCATAGAAATAAGGAGAAACCTTGCTCTCAGAAGTACTCGCTAATCTGGTAAACAGATCTAAATAGGTTCTTCTTCCTGAAAAAAGAAATGAAGTTTTTCCTTTTTTGATTGGTCCTTGAAGTGTAATATTGGACGAAAGTAATCCAATACCAAATTTACCGTGAAGTTCATTTTTATTTCCATCCAGCATTCGTATATCTAGTACAGATGATAATCGACCTCCGTATCTGGCAGGAAATCCTCCTTTATACATTTCTACGGATTTAATAGCATCTCCGTTAAATACAGATAAAAAACCAAATAAGTGATTCGCATTGTATACAGTTGCATCATCCAGAATAAATAAATTTTGATCAGGACCACCTCCTCGTACATAAAGCCCCGAACTTCCTTCTGATCCGGCACTGACTCCTGGCATTAACTGAAATACTTTCAACACATCTTTTTCTCCCAGTAAGGCAGGAATATCCTGAATTTGTTCAACTGGTAACGATAAAGTACTCATTTGTACTTTGGATGAAATCCGTTCATTTTTTCTCGAGTCAATAATGACTTCATCTAATAGGTTACTTTCTATAGTTAAGTCAATGTCTTTTTGGATATTTTGGGTTAATGAGATGGTTGTTGTAACTGTTTTGAAACCAATATATGAGTAGTTAACATCATACGTTCCCAAAGGAAGCGTTAATGAATAGAAGCCAAAATCATTGGTGACAACTCCTTTTTTTAGAGCAGTGATGTATATAGATACTCCTGGTAACAGTTCGCCGCTTCCACTTTCTTTTACATATCCGCTGATGGTATATTTTTCATTATTTTCCTGAAATGAATACCCTTTTTGGATAATACCAGCTACCAGAAATAAAAAGATAGGTAGTATCAACCGGGTTTTGCAGTAGCCGCATAGTTGTTTTTTATACGAGATCATGTTTTCCTCCTTTAATCATTAGGTATTGAATTGTTTTTATTATTGATACTTTTTCGTCTTCTTGTTTTGAATTTCAAAAAAGTATGCAATTTTTAAAGGCCTTTGTAAACAAGTCGCAGGAAATAGAGAACACCCCTATAAGAGAGAAAATAAAAAGGTATTTCCGTATATGAAAAACGGTTTTTTATTGTATGTTTTTGATAATTAGTTGTGTAAAAAAAACGCCTGATGTATAAAATCAGGCGCTTTACAAAAATAAATCAGTATTTTTTTGTGTAGAAAGGATACTCCCTTTAAAAAAACTTTAACAGGTAGTTTATTTCATGCTTTCTTTGATAGTATTGTAAAAGTGATCAAATTTAGGGTTGATGGCAATCCGTGTAGAGGTTTCTATACTTTCAGAACCATATTCACTTTTAGCGATGAGGTCAATTCGTTTAGGATCTACTTTGTATTTATTCTGAAGTGTTCTGATAACCTCGGCAGCTTGTAAGCTACTCAAATCCCAGTTGTCTTTGATAGTCTTATTTTTAAACTCTATCGCATTGCTGTTTCCTTCTACATAAATAGAAAGGTCAGGAGTACTATTAATCGTATTAGCAATACTCTCTAACGTAACTTTGGCTTTATCGGTTACTGTGGTATTATCATCATTACCAAATAAAAAACTATTGGCTAAGGTGATATAAATTGTTCCTTTTTTTACACCAATGGAAGCTTCATTGGCAGCAGCTCCTTTCAGGTTGTTTTTAAACAGTGTTAATACAGCAAGTCTGGTAGAGTCACTACTACTGATAGCTTTATTAACGGTATTTAATTGCAAATCTTTTTCTTTAATCGTTTCCAAAGATTTTTCTAAGTTTTGAGCTTTCTTTTTAGAGAGTTCCGTGAAATTTCCCATGTTAGCCAGTAAAGAAGCATTGGTTTCTCTTAGGTCATTCACCTGATTTTCTAAGGATTGTACCTTAGATAAACCTACTTTTTCTTTTTTTCGGGACTCGTGTAATTCACTTTTTACAGTGTTTATTTCTTGTCTTAATTTATCTATTTCGGCAAGTAAATCTTTCTTTTTCTGAGCAGTTATGGAGGAAAGCCCTAAGATAGAAATGGAGAAGAATACAATAATTTTTTTCATCGGTTACATTATCGGTTTTTAATACATACCCTTTTTTATAAAAGTTATATTTCTACGACTTTTAACGGTTAAATGGGTTTCTATATGCTAAAGTAAAATATTTTGATTAATAAAAATAACGAGATCATGGTATGATCTTATATAAAAAGCATGATTAACTGTTTGTATAATCATGCTTTTTAATTTTTTTTTCAGAAAAATGATATGCTATTTTCCGAGTAGTTTTTTGGCATTTTCTATACTGCTATTAATTTCATCACGAAGCTCGCCGACAGCAACTTTTTCTTTTTTTAATAGTGCTAGTTTAGCTACGTAATCAAATTTTTCTTCTTCATGTGTTGCTTCATCATGCCCATCTCCATGATCATGCCCATGACCAGAGGAGAATTTTCTACCAAAATCACTCATCCATCTCATCATATGATCATATGATTTTTTTAACTCTAATTGAGATTTTTCATATACTTTGCCTTGAGCGGTAGTATCAATTTTTGGTTTTAATTCCTTAATTAAGGAACTGATTTCTCCCATTCTGGGCATTACTTCATCATGGATGTCTATAACTTGCTTCATTAAAGCATCAAACTCTTTTTCTTCTTTGCTTTGCGTTTCTTTATTACAAGAGATGAAAAACAAAGTCGTAAGACATATACAGATGA contains:
- a CDS encoding TonB-dependent receptor — protein: MISYKKQLCGYCKTRLILPIFLFLVAGIIQKGYSFQENNEKYTISGYVKESGSGELLPGVSIYITALKKGVVTNDFGFYSLTLPLGTYDVNYSYIGFKTVTTTISLTQNIQKDIDLTIESNLLDEVIIDSRKNERISSKVQMSTLSLPVEQIQDIPALLGEKDVLKVFQLMPGVSAGSEGSSGLYVRGGGPDQNLFILDDATVYNANHLFGFLSVFNGDAIKSVEMYKGGFPARYGGRLSSVLDIRMLDGNKNELHGKFGIGLLSSNITLQGPIKKGKTSFLFSGRRTYLDLFTRLASTSESKVSPYFYDLNAKINHEFDSKNKLYISSYMGRDIFKLKENYDNEKYKTRLGWGNQTATIRWNHQFNDKLFSNTSLIYSNFKFFLDVEEEYSNQQYDAKFHSGITDLGVKLDFDYFPSLNHHLRFGAQALHHNFTPHTSVIKEKGFPDNRSKTEFRSIESAVYVEDEWKISERFKTNLGIRVSSFNYKSLNYINPESRVSLAYKLNDVSAVKASYSSMNQYIHLLSNSGIGLPTDLWVSSTDRVKPQSSHQVALGYSRDFIDENFTLSLEGYYKKSNNVIGYKEGTDFIFDAREDSEKTWEDNVVSGEAEAYGLEFLLQRKFGKFTGWIGYTLAWSDRQFDELNQGKRFFARYDRRHDVSLVGIYKPSKKITLSGSWIYASGSNYTLPNGEIKTPINDRHDLSQSNIFNNRGISKNYEERNNFRGESTHRLDLSIQFHKKKKRGTRTWDFSIYNAYFRKNPFTYIFKRKNGVRELNRISILPIIPSITYKYEF
- a CDS encoding OmpA family protein — protein: MKKIIVFFSISILGLSSITAQKKKDLLAEIDKLRQEINTVKSELHESRKKEKVGLSKVQSLENQVNDLRETNASLLANMGNFTELSKKKAQNLEKSLETIKEKDLQLNTVNKAISSSDSTRLAVLTLFKNNLKGAAANEASIGVKKGTIYITLANSFLFGNDDNTTVTDKAKVTLESIANTINSTPDLSIYVEGNSNAIEFKNKTIKDNWDLSSLQAAEVIRTLQNKYKVDPKRIDLIAKSEYGSESIETSTRIAINPKFDHFYNTIKESMK